A section of the Ignavibacteriales bacterium genome encodes:
- a CDS encoding MCE family protein: MTRQHSKLKVGIFVFIAIVIVLTTVFWTKGFVIGAGQNDVTVYFQSSVGGLNEGDAVTVKGVRKGEIQKITLVGDSVKVEFTLAKDVVIKSDYSVEVAMTSFTSGKQLYIDPGKQDPVINFDRPLIGSDAGDINTVMKQMKDLSTEVGVLITKFQTNSDKLNDVLINVNEIVGDGQLKMDLKSTMSNFEVTSRNLNALVSENRSSLTNITSKVDKTVTNVSDLVDETSPEFKRTFSEIANMTVKIDSLISNLNGLVSDVKTSDGTANQLIYDDQLYKNINKTLKEIEKLSEQIRKKGVKIDLF, encoded by the coding sequence ATGACGAGACAGCATTCTAAGCTTAAGGTAGGTATCTTTGTTTTTATTGCAATAGTCATTGTATTGACGACTGTATTCTGGACAAAAGGCTTCGTTATCGGAGCAGGGCAGAATGACGTTACAGTATATTTCCAGTCCAGTGTGGGAGGGCTAAATGAAGGAGATGCAGTAACCGTTAAGGGTGTCAGGAAGGGTGAAATACAAAAAATTACATTGGTAGGGGACTCAGTAAAGGTTGAGTTTACACTTGCAAAGGACGTTGTTATTAAGTCAGATTATTCTGTAGAAGTAGCCATGACATCCTTTACAAGTGGTAAACAGCTTTATATAGATCCGGGTAAACAAGACCCCGTGATAAATTTCGACAGACCATTAATAGGAAGTGACGCCGGTGATATAAATACTGTCATGAAGCAGATGAAAGACCTATCAACCGAGGTTGGAGTTCTTATCACCAAGTTTCAAACAAACTCTGATAAGCTAAACGATGTATTGATTAATGTTAATGAGATAGTTGGTGACGGACAGTTAAAGATGGACCTTAAAAGTACAATGTCTAATTTCGAGGTCACATCGAGAAATCTGAATGCATTGGTATCTGAAAACAGATCAAGTCTGACAAATATAACTTCAAAGGTTGATAAAACTGTTACAAATGTAAGTGATCTGGTCGATGAAACCAGTCCCGAATTTAAAAGAACATTTTCGGAAATAGCTAATATGACTGTAAAGATCGACAGTCTTATATCGAATTTGAATGGTTTGGTCTCGGATGTTAAGACTTCGGATGGAACGGCAAATCAACTGATTTATGACGACCAGCTATATAAAAATATAAATAAGACTTTAAAGGAAATCGAAAAACTATCCGAACAGATAAGAAAGAAAGGTGTTAAGATAGATTTGTTTTAA